The following proteins are encoded in a genomic region of Streptomyces collinus Tu 365:
- a CDS encoding ROK family transcriptional regulator, which yields MAGRNGRTVRDLRRGNRTAVLQRLYFDGPLSRFELGPATGLSSGSVSNVVADLVADGLVEEAGSVDSDGGRPRTLLRVAPHSGQMIGVDVGETRVRVELFDLGLTELARAERPLTQQGYDVDVIVGHIRDGIAEVLAAEAAVPERLLGVGVGVPGIVEHTADRGAVVHGQTIGWSAVPLEELLRASSRLPDSVRYFIDNGAKTLGQAEMWFGAGRGARNAVVVLFGSGVGACLVTPDVEHGRAVEWGHLTVRVRGRRCRCGAPGCLEAYAGAESLLARWREEGGRPPEGVDEETALTAMLAAAYPAGDGDPDPVALAVLEETAEYLGAGLSDLINLFQPEKILIGGWAGLQLGTRFLPAVRRHASTYALRHPADKVGIDLGRLGPDAVTVGAAILPLADFFTRGGRRAEPAAADRHPAWRAALEERAPR from the coding sequence GCTCAGCCGCTTCGAGCTGGGCCCCGCCACCGGACTCAGCTCCGGCTCGGTCAGCAACGTGGTCGCGGACCTCGTCGCCGACGGTCTCGTGGAGGAGGCCGGCAGCGTCGACTCCGACGGCGGCCGCCCCCGCACCCTGCTGCGCGTGGCCCCGCACAGCGGGCAGATGATCGGCGTCGACGTCGGCGAGACCCGGGTCAGGGTCGAGCTGTTCGATCTCGGCCTCACCGAACTCGCCCGCGCCGAGCGCCCGCTGACCCAGCAGGGCTACGACGTCGACGTCATCGTCGGCCACATCCGCGACGGCATCGCCGAGGTGCTCGCGGCCGAGGCGGCCGTGCCCGAGCGGCTGCTCGGCGTCGGCGTCGGCGTCCCCGGCATCGTCGAGCACACCGCCGACCGCGGGGCCGTGGTGCACGGGCAGACCATCGGCTGGTCCGCGGTCCCGCTCGAGGAACTGCTCCGCGCCTCCTCCCGACTCCCGGACAGCGTGCGGTACTTCATCGACAACGGCGCCAAGACCCTGGGCCAGGCCGAGATGTGGTTCGGTGCCGGACGCGGTGCGCGCAACGCCGTGGTCGTGCTCTTCGGCTCCGGCGTCGGCGCCTGCCTGGTCACCCCCGACGTGGAGCACGGGCGCGCCGTGGAGTGGGGTCACCTGACGGTACGGGTCCGCGGCCGCCGCTGCCGGTGCGGGGCGCCGGGCTGCCTGGAGGCCTACGCCGGCGCCGAGTCGCTGCTCGCCCGCTGGCGCGAGGAGGGCGGACGGCCGCCCGAGGGCGTGGACGAGGAGACGGCGCTCACCGCGATGCTCGCCGCCGCCTACCCGGCCGGCGACGGCGACCCCGACCCGGTCGCGCTCGCCGTCCTGGAGGAGACCGCCGAGTACCTCGGCGCCGGCCTGTCCGACCTGATCAACCTGTTCCAGCCCGAGAAGATCCTCATCGGCGGCTGGGCCGGGCTCCAGCTCGGCACCCGCTTCCTGCCCGCCGTACGCCGCCACGCCTCGACGTACGCCCTGCGCCACCCGGCCGACAAGGTGGGCATCGACCTCGGCAGGCTCGGCCCGGACGCGGTCACCGTCGGCGCGGCCATCCTCCCGCTCGCCGACTTCTTCACCCGCGGCGGCCGCCGCGCCGAACCGGCCGCGGCCGACCGCCACCCGGCCTGGCGCGCGGCCCTGGAGGAACGCGCTCCCCGCTGA